The following DNA comes from Hypanus sabinus isolate sHypSab1 chromosome 15, sHypSab1.hap1, whole genome shotgun sequence.
GCTATGTGCAGTATGTGATCAAGAGTATAATTAGATCAAttagatgtgtttttttttcccagaaagCATGAAGTTCGACCTGTGAGTTAACTGCTTGGTGGAAAAGCTAGATACTGTAGCTTAGAACATAAATCATAGGACTGTatggcacagtacaggtccttcacccCAGGATGTTGTGCCGACTTTTAACTTTAGATACATCCACAACGTAGACATTATTAATGAACTGTGTCAATATCCTGGCCCAGCTTCATTTTGCTCTTCATCAGTAATGAATCCAGGGAGGTATGTGCTTTTTGGACTCAAGATTACAGGAATTCTTAAACTGATCTGGTTTAATTTTAACAAACTCTCTGTGAAAGGCTATTTTAAATTTGCTTAAATCAGCATTCAAAAAGGCCACATCCTCAAATCCTCTTTGTTTTACTCTGAGTAAATTGTACAAACGTAACGTTTATAAATATATTTTGGGAGGAGGTTGAAGAGGAATTTGCCAAAAATTTGTCCAGTACCAATTATTGTCTCAAGTTTGGGATAAACACTTAACAAATTTATTCTGCATCTTGAAGCATACAAGATATTAAGCTTATGTATGTCATTGGGTAAGATTTTAATGTTATTGAAAATAAAATATTCAAACAAGAAGTTAATTGTTTTAAATTCCAACAGTGGACAAGGAAATGCAGAAAAGAAGATAAAGAAGAAAAGGTAATCTTAAaatagccatgatcttattataTAACTCTTCTCCATTCCTGCTGTACACTACACCACTGTTAAGATTTCAGTTCCATAGAGAATAGTGCCTGCCAGAATACCATCAGCCTATTTCTTCCAACCTTCTTAGCATGATCCTCAATAATACTACTCCTTTCTTCTCAACCCCACCATTTCTCACTGATATTAACTCTTGTCCCATACTTCACTATAGCATGGTTTTTCTTGTGACTCTTGGAATCAATTATCGATTTCTGGAACTGTCAGTTTGTGCAGCAAGTACAGTATATGGTGTACATGTTTAAAAGAAGGGAGTTTGGGTTTGAAATCAATGGAGAAAAAACTAAATATTGGGAAATGTGGTCCTCTCGAAATTGCCTTGACTGTGTTCAAGTACATTTTTCTAGATTATTTTTCAATGAATTGACTTGGGTTTTATTTGTATGTTTGATTATAGGGATTTTTTGTGACTACTGGCTGGTGACATCAATCTGGATCATGATGTATAATTGCCATGAGATTTCATAGAACAGTTTAGTGGACTAAAGCTCTATCCCTCAGTTCCATATGTTGAAACATAAGtatctaatttttaaaaaatcgatATTGACCAAAACTACAATGAAATGTGTTCTTTATATCTGAGTGTTATAAGTTAAACAGCAGAACTCTAGGCAAATTCTTCTTCTCAACAAAAAAAACTTCAGATCTGaagtaaaaaaaattctgaaaatACACGGCACATAAGTATTGTGACAAAAATTAGATTGTTTTATTTGGGCACTCAGTAAATGTGACTATCCATGGGGAATATTACCTTGTCCTGATACAATAACACGACATCATGTTTTCTATCAATACAACTAACTTATTTTCTGTGTATTTACAGCAGCTTTCAGTTTCACTCATAGAAAAAATAATATATGAAATCTACTTCCACATAAGTTTAGATTAAATGTTAATAAAGCAGTGGTTTCATAAACTTCATGATATTCCAAAGAGCTTCAAATCCAATTTACACCTTACAGAGTGCTGCAAATGACGATTAACTAAGCCTGTGATCCACATCTTTTTTCTGGGGAAGGTCAGACTGGTTATCTGAATCATTTTGGAGGGCCAGTCAAAGGTTTCTACCTTGTGTGAGTCTTCTCAGTGAAGCCCCAATCTGGTGCATGTTCAGCAGCTCAATTTAAATTGGTCCATGAAATGGAGAAAAGTTTTGGATAATTCTTGAACAAATGTAGGTAATTATATTTAATTACagtatttttaattcttttttagTCTAAATTTTAATGTAATTACTAGCATGATTGTTTTTTTAAAACCGAGTTGGAATGCTTTTATAATGTAAACAGTGTCAAAGCATTTTTTGGGTGGTTCTATCAAACCAAAATGTTGTGCAAGCCTTTGCTAATCGAAAGCCAGTTTTGCAGCTTTAAAGCAGGCTTTGAAAATTTGCTACATGTTAGTGTGGGCCAAGAGAATACAACATGGGTTAGATGATGAGCATGTGTAAAAATCTAGTGTTTTTATTGGATGTGAAGATGCATATTGACAATGCTCCAGCAAATTCCTTCCCTTCCAAAAGCCATATTACTGTACGTTAAACTGGCACATTTGAGGatttaaaaagatataaaagttGTATAAGACCTATGTTGATCCTTAAAGTCAAATGTGTAGCTCTATTTCAAAGGTATATTGGAAGCAGAGTCCTGCTGAACTTTAAACGAATGTGTGAAGTTACTTCGATCTAACCTATTCTGAAGGTTTGAAATAGTACCCTGCCATCATGCACTATACTAAAATTGAGAACAAAGAACAGCAATTAAAGTAAGTACAACAGATGGAATTCCTTCATGCCCATGTGATCCAGCACAAACATATCTGCAGTAAGTTATTGTCTTGAAGAACATTTGATTCAGAATAATTAAATTGCAGGTAGAGCAGCAAGTGTTCCTGCACATTGGATGCTTTAGACAAAGGCCACTCTTGCACTTTATGATGGGATTTTCTACTTTTATCAGTGTTCCTAATTGGGAGTATGATTACAAATAAGGCAAGTAACGGAATCCAGAATGTAGAATCCAGCCATTACAATTACTCACAAGGTCTGAGGTTCTTCAAATTTCTTTGGATGAGAGTCAGGACTTCATAATGGATGATCTAACAGAGTATGTCACTGCTTACAGGAAAACATTCAAATGTGATCTCAATCATGTCAtctctcagcctcctttgctccaagaaaAGCAGacctagcctatccaatctctcctgatACAGTGAATCTAAACATTCTTAGAATCTTTTCTACATCATTTCCAGCTTAGTCATGCCTTTCCTATAGTGtgacaaccagaactgcacataatactccaagtacagcctaACCAATTTTTTATTTGGTTTAATTTATTGGTGTGGATTAAAGCTTAAAGACAGAAAACTGTGGGACTAAGTAGGAAATCTTTTAGATCAAAGATTGTAACCATTCAGTTATTCAGTATATTCGTGAAAGAGTTCAATAGATacttgtatatataaaaaaacaaatcgAGGCAGCAAAATATTATTAAGGTAGAAGATCAACAATGAAtttctgaatggtggagcaggaacAATAGCCTGAATGACTTactactctttctttctttctttctaaatctttttattaatattagtaatatgtacagaatacaaatgatatattgataaagaaattaccaacatataaattccattacatatgaaaaaaaacatacataatagttacaatataaatgagtttaccaaaacataagccataaaatatatgtatgaacatagtaagtctaaatatttcataatatatgatataaagaaaacagaaaaaagaaagaaaaaaaacaaaaaaaaatataatgccaaactagctaatctaatctaataactaatatagaagaaaaaagaagcaaaaaaaagagggaaaaaaagagaaaaaaaactttcTAATGAAGTAAATTTTTCATCTCAAGAATGGATATTTTATACTTTGATTTCATCCAATAGAGGAAGAATTCTTAGTTACAGCCAATATGTTTTCAGCAAACTGGGTAAATTCAAAATAACTTGGCAAATACCATGCCTAATTAAAACACAGAAAAGCAGATATAAATGTGTGTCACTTTTAAGATGCATATTATATAGCAATTGGACACATTACATTTTTAAGCTGTAACTATATTTTGATCATATTATAAGAATATATTATGCCTTGTGTATTTACTTTCATTTCAAGGTCTCAGAGcattagcagcagcagtaacaGCACTTCTACTGATTCATCGTCAGACAGTGAAACATCATCCAATTCATCCACATCAGAAAGCAGCAGCAGTGATGATGACAGTTCATCAACTGACAGCTCCTCATCTTCCTCAACCTCCTCATCAAGTGAAACATCATCTTCAGATTCGGACTCTGATTCTAGTTCCAGTAGTAGTATTAGTAGCTCTGATGAAGAACCCCCAAAAAAGAGGCAGAAATCATGACAGTACTCTTTAAGCAAGTTTCGTATGCATCCTTGCAATTTGAAAAAGTGTCTTTTTAACAAAACTTAAAAGATAAACTAGCCTCTTACAAAGAAACTGTTATAGACAAATTATGAATCAAACGTGAAG
Coding sequences within:
- the zcchc10 gene encoding zinc finger CCHC domain-containing protein 10, which gives rise to MATPMHRLIARRQAEANKQHVRCQKCLEYGHWTYECTGKRKYLHRPSRTVQLKKSLKEKQNKLALPASGQGNAEKKIKKKRSQSISSSSNSTSTDSSSDSETSSNSSTSESSSSDDDSSSTDSSSSSSTSSSSETSSSDSDSDSSSSSSISSSDEEPPKKRQKS